From Cucumis melo cultivar AY chromosome 1, USDA_Cmelo_AY_1.0, whole genome shotgun sequence, a single genomic window includes:
- the LOC127149956 gene encoding uncharacterized protein LOC127149956 — MSYRRSNFMETDDMFLQFEDDLDNNIAGGSSSVGDNTRSSSQQTTPTPRRRAQSRLLELERHVAINGRIPMTIAPGAEKPISPHAVRFSQAIGVCVRKTFPVRCLKWTDVGREYIEVVKGDLQRFFVLDFNDQAMNRFVEHQMLTTFKEFRADCHKHFKKYSDLEDARANPPNALVGRDED, encoded by the exons atgtcatatcgacgatcaaattttatggagacggacgatatgttcctccagtttgaggacgatttagataataacatcgcgggagggtcatcatctgtgggcgacaatacga ggtcttcttctcaacaaacgactccgactcctaggagacgtgcgcagtctcgactcttggagttagagcgccacgttgcaataaatgggcgcattccgatgacgatcgcccctggagcggagaagcctatttctccacacgccgttcgcttcagccaggcgataggcgtgtgcgtgcgaaagacatttcccgttcgctgtcttaagtggacggacgttgggagagaatacattgaggtcgtcaagggcgacctccag cgattctttgtgcttgatttcaatgatcaagcaatgaacaggtttgttgagcatcagatgctcacgacctttaaagagtttcgggccgactgtcataaacatttcaaaaagtacagcgacctgGAGGacgctcgtgccaacccaccaaacgcattggttggacgtgatgaggattga